The following nucleotide sequence is from Deltaproteobacteria bacterium.
TCCCAATGTCTTTGATCCCGAGCAGGCACTACAGGAGGGAGCACCAGCCGTCCATGATGTCATAGAACCAAACACCACGACGGCCTGGGAGGATTTCGGCATCCCCAGAAAAACCAGACCCTATACGGTTGCTAATAACATCTCGAACAAGACTCTCATCGAGTATGGCGACGTAGAAACAGGATTTAAAGAGGCGGATTACATCCGGGAGGACCGGTTTGTCGTTCCGGCAACATCCCACGTCGCCATGGAGCCTCATGTCGCAGTGGCACGTTACGAACTCAGCGGAAAGCTCGATGTGTGGCTCTCCCATATGGGTTATGAGCACAAACGCTTCTGGCTGGCAAAGCTCCTCGATATCCCCATCAGCCGGGTGAGGGTTCATAAGACCTACGTCGGTGGAGCCTTCGGGGGTAAAATAAGCCTCTTTCCCTACGAATTCATGGCGGCCTACCTCTCCAAGCTCACCCTCAGACCCGTCAAGATCACCCTGTCGAGACAGGAGGCCTTCTCTGTCTGCCCACCAGCGAGGAGGATGATCGTTACCGTGAAGACCGGGGTAAAGCGTGACGGAGGGATCACAGCCCAGCATGTGAAGGTTATTGATGACGTGGGGGCATACCGGAGCAGCTCACCGACGGCCATGTATCTTGCCCATGTCTTTAGAAACCCGATTTATAATATACCCAATGTGAGGCATGAAGCCTTCGGGGTCTACACCAGCAAGCTGCCCACCATAGCGAAACGGGGCCACTCACTGCAGCAAATGAGCTTTGCAGTTGAATCACACCTCGACATGATCTGCGAGGACTTAGGTCTTGATAAGGTTGAGATGAGGCTGAAAAACTTCAGGAAGAAGGGCGATGTCCTCCCTAATGGAGACACGCTGAGGAGTTACGCCCTGCCCGAATGCCTGAAGCAGGCCGTGGAAAAAATCGGATGGAAAGCAAAGTACGGCAAGAAAGGCTTCAGGGGGTTGGGTATAGGGACGGCCTCCATGTTTTCGGGTGCTCATAACTTCCCTTTTGCAAGCGCCGCCCTGGTTCGGCTCAACCACGATGGGAGGATCATCCTCTATACGGGACAGACGGAGTTCGGGATTGGCGTGGATACCGTGATGGCCCAAATCGTGGCTGAGGTACTCAACTGTCCTTTGGACTACGTGATTGTCAATTCCGGTGACTCCGAGGTATCCCCTCATGACATTGGCAACTGGTTAAGCGCAGGGATATTTACATCGGGTGAGGCAGTCAGAAGGGCAGCCCTCGATCTCGAGACACAGATGTTCACCTATGCCGCAGAGGGACTCCAGACGACAGCGGACACCCTTGAGATGCGTGATGGCTGGATCGTATCGCGAGCGGATGAGACAAAGCGGCTCTCCTTTTCCGATATCTCAAAGTTTGGGATCCAAAGGGCAGGTGGCGACCCGCTCATTGGGAAGGGCTACGTCAAATGTGTTCCCGATGTCTATTTCTGGAAGGGAGAATTCAACAAGACGGCATCTCTTTCACGGGGAAAGGGTCGCTTTACAGAGGCCTACGGTCTTGCTGCGGCCACAGCCGAGGTAGAGGTTAATCCTGAAACGGGAGAGGTAAAGATCATCCAGATCGTCATTGCCGATGATTGCGGCACACCGATAAACGTGGCGTCTGTTGAAGGCCAGATCGTAAGCCAGGCGGTAATGGGCATAGGGGATGCGTTATTCGAGGAGATGAGGATGAAAGATGGGATTGTCATGAACCCGAATCTCCTCGAATATAAGATTCCCACCGCAACCGATATTCCAAAGATAACCTCCATAATTGTGGACAGTTATGAACCCAGTGGTCCCTTCGGTGCCAAAGAGATCGGTGAAACCTCGAGGGCGGCCGTCATAACGGCCATCGCCAATGCCATCTGCAACGCCATAGGAACGAGGATATTTACCCTCCCTCTGACCCCTGACAGGATACGCCAGGCGATATCAGAGACAATGAGGAAATGAATCATGGCTTCACTGCCAGAATTTGAATACAAAAGACCGAAAGACCTTGAAGAGTTCCTTTTTCTCCTTTCACAGTATGGAGACGAGGCCGCAATCCTCGCTGGTGGGACAGACTTCATCCCGAGGTTAAAGATGGGATTGAAGCAACCCAAGGTCGTCATAGATATCAAAGGTATAAGCGGCCTTTCGTATGTGCATTATGAGGCGGAAGTGATACGGATTGGTGCCCTAACAAGGATTTACGAACTTCATGATAATCCGACCATTCGACGTCACTACCCAGCTTTGTATGAGGCTGCCATGTCAACAGCCAGTGAAAACATCCGGGCCAGGGGAACCATTGGGGGTAACATACTTCAGGATACACGCTGCATGTACTACAACCAATTCAAACAGTGGAGGACCTCCTTTAAGCCTTGCTTCAAAAGCAGTGGTGATCGATGCAACGCCGTTAATGGAGGGAATCGGTGTTTCGCCGTGTACTGCGGAGATCTCGCCCCTGCCCTCATATCTCTCGGTGCCTCCGTGTGCCTCCTGAGTATTGATGCTGAACGAGTGGTACCGCTCGAAAGCATCTTTGTGGGAGACGGACGATCCCCCTTTTCTCTGCGTCGTGGGGAGGTACTCAAGGATGTTATTATCCCAGCTCCGGAAACGGTGGGCGGATACGAAAAGCTCAGGATCAGGAGTTCTGTAGACTATCCCATTGTCTCAGTTGCCCTCAGCATGGATCGGACAGAGAGGGGGAGACTCGTAGTTGGAGCTGTAGCGCCTCAACCTCTCGCTTATGAGTTCTCATCCTATAGACGACTGAGCAGCCTGACTGAGAAGGCGTATGAGGATGCAACACCCGTCGCGAATATGCCCTTTTCTCCCCTCTATCGAAAGCGCATGGTCAGGGTTCTCGCACAGAAACTCTTGGGGAGAATATAAAAACACCATCCCTATATCCTTACGCAATCCGTCACCCTTTCATATCATAACACCTCCCCCCTAAACCTCAACACTATAAAGGGGACCAATGTACCTTCTTCTGCTCATGATCCCCTAAAAAACAGGACTTTCCCCCCAAAATCCTCTGGCAAATTGAAGTAAGCTATTTATTAATGTTGCAGGCTTACAGAAGATCGAAAGTGGAAAGTCTGTTTTTGAGGAAAGAATGTGGGAACTTTTTTCTTAAAAGATGGCTCATTTCCCCGTTGAACCCATCACCTTTTATTGGTATCTTATAAGGCACTGACCTGCGAATAAGGAGAAGTTAGATGAAAAAGGTCTGGGTAAAGGTCGATCCCAAAGACAAAGAGATGGTCTTGACCGCCTTGGAAGGGGGGGCGGACGGTATCCTGCTGCTCAAAGGGGGCTCTTCACAGGTGAAAAAGTTGGGAATGATCACTACCATCGCCCCTGATGGAGATCTCATATGGGGGAAGGAGGTGATACCTTGGCAGGTGAAGGGGCAGGAGGATGTGGAGAGGGCCTCTGCAATACCTCCGGAGGTCATCTTAGTGATAGAGGTTGAGGGATGGAAGGTGGTCCCTTGGGAAAACCTGGTGGCCAAGAGGTCGGGAATCTATGCCTTGGTAAAGGGGTATGAGGAGGCTGAGGCAGCCTTGGGAGTTTTGGAGAAGGGGGTAGAGGGGGTGGTGATCGACACTCATGACCTGGCTGAGATGAAAAAGATCATCAGGCTGGCCAAGAGGGAGTGTGAGAATCTGCGGCTGGAGGCCGCTGAGGTCTGCAGAATAACCCCCTTGGGCTTGGGGGATAGGGTCTGCATCGATACCTGTACCAAGATGAGGGAGACAGAGGGGATGTTGGTGGGGAGCAGTAGTGCCGGCCTCTTTCTCATCCATGCGGAGAGCCTCTCTAACCCCTATGTGGAACCCCGCCCCTTCCGTGTCAACGCTGGGGCCATCCACTCCTATATCCGTGTACCCGGGGACAAGACCAGGTATCTGAGTGAACTGCGTTGGGGGGAGGAACTCCTCATCGTGAACGCCCAGGGTGGAACACAGGTCACCTATGTGGGGCGGGTGAAGACGGAGCGCCGTCCCCTCATCTTGGTGGAGGCAGAGGTGCAAGGGGGGAGGGCCTCCTGCATCTTGCAAAACGCCGAGACCGTCCGCTTGGTGTCCCCTTCCGGGGATCCCATCTCCTTGGTCGATCTGAAGGAGGGGGATAGGGTTCTGATCCTCAGGGAGGCGGGGGGGAGACATTTAGGCCAGTTGATCCATGAGGGGATAGAGGAGGGATGATGTCGGAAAAAGGGGGATTGGATGATCTGCGAGGGGAGATAGATAAGATAGACCGCCAGATTTTGCCCCTCCTGGATCAGAGGATGGCCTTGGCTCTGCGGATCGGGGAGGTGAAGAGTGGGCTTGGGATGGGAATCCATGACCCCGAAAGGGAGACCGGGATCATAAGGGACTTACTCAGCTATTCTCATCGTTATCTGACCCCTCAGGAGATTGAGGAGGTCTACGCAGCCATCTTTCGGATCTCACGGTGGAGGCAGGGTGGGAGAGAAAGGGTTGGGGGCCACCTCTGCATTTCCGTCTTGGAATCTGATCCAGAGAGGGCCCGTCAGGGGATGATGATGGCGGCAAGGGAGGGGGACTTGGTGGAGCTGAGATTGGATGCCCTGGATGAGATCAGGTTGAATGATCTTCTCCCCTTCACTGAGGGCCTCCTGATTGTAACTAATAGGAGGAGGGGGGAGGGTGGGTTTTTCCGGGGAAAAGAGGAGAAACGCATTGCTTACTTGGAGGAGGCTATCAGATATGGAGTGACGTATATCGACGTAGAATGGATGTCCCCTGAGCCCTTACGCTCCCGGCTCCTCGGCAAGAAGGGGGAGACAGGAGTCATCCTCTCCTATCACAATCTCCAGAAGACCCCACCCCTGGAGGAGCTCCTCTCCCTCTGGGAGGATATGATACAGATAGATGCAGATATCTATAAGATAGTGACCTGGGCGCAAACCCTGGATGACTCCCTGACCGTGCTCAGGTTCTTGAGGGAGGCGGGAGGGAGAGGACAAAGGGTCATCTCTCACTGTCTGGGAGAGGAGGGGAAGATCAGCAGGATCTTGGCCCCCCTCTTTGGCTCCTTTATGGCCTTTGCCTCCCCGGAGGGAGGAGAAGAGGCAGCCCCGGGGCAGCTGAGGGCAGGTCAGATGCGCCGGGTCTGGGAGGTCCTGATGAAGTGAGGGAATACGGGATCATCGGATATCCCTTGCAATATACCCTGAGTCCTCCCATACACAACGCCGCCTTTCAGGCCTTGGGTATCCCCGCCCGCTATAGGGCCTATCCAGTGAAAGATATCCAAGAGGGAGTGAGGCTCATCAGGGAGATACCTTTGGAAGGGGTCAGCATCACCATCCCCCATAAGATGGCCATCATGAATCTGCTGGATGGCTTGGATGAGGTGGCCTCCCAGATAAGTGCAGTGAACACCGTAGTAAGACAAGGGCGAGGATTCATCGGCTATAATACAGATTGGATAGGGGCGGTGAGGGCCTTGGAGGAGGTGACCTCTCTGCAAGGTAGACGAGTCTTGTTGGTTGGGGCAGGAGGGGGTGCCAGGGCCGTGGCCTACGGCGTCCGCAGCCGTGGGGGGGAGCTGTGGGTGACCAGCAAGGACGGAGAGAAGGGTGAGGTCTTAGCCCATAGCTTTGGCGGACAATTTTTACCCTGGGATCAGAGGGGGAAATTCTCTCTGGGTGTGGTGGTCAACGCCACCCCCCTGGGTGGGAATGGCCTGGAGGACCTTCTCCCCCTTCCTACTGAGGCCTTGCATGAGGGCATGGTGGTGATGGATTTGGTCTATCACCCTTTAAAGACCAGACTCCTCAGGGAGGCCCAGGGGCGGGGATGCAGAACTATAGATGGTCTCAGGATGTTGCTCTATCAAGGTGGGGAGCAGTTTGCCCTCTGGACCGGGGAGAGTCCACCCTGGGAGGTGATGGAGGAAGTCATCTATGGCCAGGATAAGGCCGACAAAGGGGCTTGACGCCCAGGTACGCACCCCCGGCTCCAAGAGCTACACCCTGCGGGGGATGGTAACCGGTGTCCTGGCTCAGGGGAAAACGGTCTTGGCAAACGCCCTCCTCTGTCAGGATACGCAGGTCATGACCAAGGCCCTGACCCTCTTGGGGGCAAAGGTGAAATATCAGGAGGGGGCCTTTTATATCGAAGGGTGTGAGGGAACCATTAAAAACCCCCAACGTCCCTTGGAGATGGGGAACTCCGGGGCCTCCCTTAGGTTTCTGACCGCCCTAGTGGCCTTGGGGGAGGGTAGGTACATCATCACCGGGGATGAGCGGATGAGGGAGAGGCCGATACAGGACCTCTTGGACGCCTTGGGGGACTGGGGGGTGAGGGGCCATACCCTTTATCAAGATGGTTTCCCCCCCCTGCTCATAGAGACCGGGGGGATCAAAGGGGGTAGGACAAGGCTGAGCGGGGAGAGAAGCAGCCAGTTCCTTTCAGCCCTCCTTTTGGTGGCTCCCTATGCCCAGGCCGAGGTAGAGATAGAGGTCCTGGAAAAGTTGGTGTCCAGACCCTATGTAGACCTCACCTTGGATGTGATGGAGACCTTCGGCGTAAGGGTCCAGAGGGATGGCTACCGCCGTTTTAAGGTATCTCCCGAAGGGGGTTATAGGGGGAGGGAATATCCGATAGAGGGGGATTGGTCATCTGCCTCCTACTTCTTCGCTGCAGCAGCCATCACCCAAGGGAGGGTCAAGGTCTATGGCCTTAGCCCCCATTCTTTTCAGGGGGACCAAGGGTTCTTGCAGATCCTGCAAGAGATGGGTTGTGGGGTTGAAGTGGGGGACGAGTGGGTCGAGGTAAAGGGGGAAAGGCTGCAGGGCCTGGAGGTGCAAATGGGGGATATGCCCGATCTAGTCCCCACCTTAGCGGTCATTGCCTCCTTCGCCCAGGGGGAGACCATCATCCGGGGTGTACCTCACCTCAGAGTAAAGGAGTCGGACCGTATCAAGACATTGGCAAACGAATTGTGCAAGGTGGGGGTAAAGGTTAAGGAGATGGAGGATGGCCTGGCCATCGAGGGGGGAAGGCCCCATGCGGGGAGGATAGAGAGCCGAAGGGATCATCGCATCGCTATGGCCTTTGGCGTCATGGGGCTGGCAATCCCGGGGATTGAGATCGAAGGGCAAGATTGTGTGGGCAAGTCTTATCCCTCCTTCTGGGAGGAGTTGGAGAGGATAGCTGGGTGAACTTAGTCCTCATCGGGTTCAGGGGGACTGGAAAGACCACCGTAGGTAAGAAGCTGGCCCAACGGCTGGGCTTGGGGTACATCGACACCGATGAGTCTCTGGAGGATACCTGCGGTATCAGCATCAAGGAGTTTGTGGAGAAGTTCGGGTGGCGAGAGTTTCGCAGAAAGGAGAAGGAGGTGGTAAAGGGGCTTTTTCCCTTGGACGGTTATGTCATTGCCGCGGGAGGAGGGGTAGTTCTGGATGAGGAGAACATCCGCAATCTAAAGAGGAACGGGCGAACCATCCTCCTAACCGCTGATCCAGAGACCATCCTGGATAGGTTGAGGAAAGACCCCCTCACCGGGGGGCGCCGCCCTCCCTTGAGCAGGGATCTCTGGGAGCGGGAGATCAGGGATCTGATCCAGATGAGGACCCCCTCTTATCTGAACTCGGCTGATTATGTGATCGAAACCACTCAACTGGGGGTAGAGGAGGTGGTAGAGGTCATCATCCAATGGTGGGAGGGATTAAAATGAGCGGGAGCTCCTTTGGGGTCCTGTTCCGGGTGACCACATGGGGTGAGTCCCATGGGGAGGCCATCG
It contains:
- a CDS encoding FAD binding domain-containing protein, with the protein product MASLPEFEYKRPKDLEEFLFLLSQYGDEAAILAGGTDFIPRLKMGLKQPKVVIDIKGISGLSYVHYEAEVIRIGALTRIYELHDNPTIRRHYPALYEAAMSTASENIRARGTIGGNILQDTRCMYYNQFKQWRTSFKPCFKSSGDRCNAVNGGNRCFAVYCGDLAPALISLGASVCLLSIDAERVVPLESIFVGDGRSPFSLRRGEVLKDVIIPAPETVGGYEKLRIRSSVDYPIVSVALSMDRTERGRLVVGAVAPQPLAYEFSSYRRLSSLTEKAYEDATPVANMPFSPLYRKRMVRVLAQKLLGRI
- a CDS encoding type I 3-dehydroquinate dehydratase, with amino-acid sequence MMSEKGGLDDLRGEIDKIDRQILPLLDQRMALALRIGEVKSGLGMGIHDPERETGIIRDLLSYSHRYLTPQEIEEVYAAIFRISRWRQGGRERVGGHLCISVLESDPERARQGMMMAAREGDLVELRLDALDEIRLNDLLPFTEGLLIVTNRRRGEGGFFRGKEEKRIAYLEEAIRYGVTYIDVEWMSPEPLRSRLLGKKGETGVILSYHNLQKTPPLEELLSLWEDMIQIDADIYKIVTWAQTLDDSLTVLRFLREAGGRGQRVISHCLGEEGKISRILAPLFGSFMAFASPEGGEEAAPGQLRAGQMRRVWEVLMK
- a CDS encoding 3-dehydroquinate synthase II, producing the protein MKKVWVKVDPKDKEMVLTALEGGADGILLLKGGSSQVKKLGMITTIAPDGDLIWGKEVIPWQVKGQEDVERASAIPPEVILVIEVEGWKVVPWENLVAKRSGIYALVKGYEEAEAALGVLEKGVEGVVIDTHDLAEMKKIIRLAKRECENLRLEAAEVCRITPLGLGDRVCIDTCTKMRETEGMLVGSSSAGLFLIHAESLSNPYVEPRPFRVNAGAIHSYIRVPGDKTRYLSELRWGEELLIVNAQGGTQVTYVGRVKTERRPLILVEAEVQGGRASCILQNAETVRLVSPSGDPISLVDLKEGDRVLILREAGGRHLGQLIHEGIEEG
- the aroE gene encoding shikimate dehydrogenase; translated protein: MGGPDEVREYGIIGYPLQYTLSPPIHNAAFQALGIPARYRAYPVKDIQEGVRLIREIPLEGVSITIPHKMAIMNLLDGLDEVASQISAVNTVVRQGRGFIGYNTDWIGAVRALEEVTSLQGRRVLLVGAGGGARAVAYGVRSRGGELWVTSKDGEKGEVLAHSFGGQFLPWDQRGKFSLGVVVNATPLGGNGLEDLLPLPTEALHEGMVVMDLVYHPLKTRLLREAQGRGCRTIDGLRMLLYQGGEQFALWTGESPPWEVMEEVIYGQDKADKGA
- a CDS encoding shikimate kinase → MNLVLIGFRGTGKTTVGKKLAQRLGLGYIDTDESLEDTCGISIKEFVEKFGWREFRRKEKEVVKGLFPLDGYVIAAGGGVVLDEENIRNLKRNGRTILLTADPETILDRLRKDPLTGGRRPPLSRDLWEREIRDLIQMRTPSYLNSADYVIETTQLGVEEVVEVIIQWWEGLK
- a CDS encoding molybdopterin-dependent oxidoreductase, which encodes MNDFRYIKKGIKRTDGGLIVTGRAQYTVDIELPGMLYGKILRSPYPHARIKDIKTGRAEELEGVKTVVTGRDIGYRRFSFIDTPAYPADQTPLAVDKVRFIGEGVVVVAAINEEVASKALNLIDVEYEELPNVFDPEQALQEGAPAVHDVIEPNTTTAWEDFGIPRKTRPYTVANNISNKTLIEYGDVETGFKEADYIREDRFVVPATSHVAMEPHVAVARYELSGKLDVWLSHMGYEHKRFWLAKLLDIPISRVRVHKTYVGGAFGGKISLFPYEFMAAYLSKLTLRPVKITLSRQEAFSVCPPARRMIVTVKTGVKRDGGITAQHVKVIDDVGAYRSSSPTAMYLAHVFRNPIYNIPNVRHEAFGVYTSKLPTIAKRGHSLQQMSFAVESHLDMICEDLGLDKVEMRLKNFRKKGDVLPNGDTLRSYALPECLKQAVEKIGWKAKYGKKGFRGLGIGTASMFSGAHNFPFASAALVRLNHDGRIILYTGQTEFGIGVDTVMAQIVAEVLNCPLDYVIVNSGDSEVSPHDIGNWLSAGIFTSGEAVRRAALDLETQMFTYAAEGLQTTADTLEMRDGWIVSRADETKRLSFSDISKFGIQRAGGDPLIGKGYVKCVPDVYFWKGEFNKTASLSRGKGRFTEAYGLAAATAEVEVNPETGEVKIIQIVIADDCGTPINVASVEGQIVSQAVMGIGDALFEEMRMKDGIVMNPNLLEYKIPTATDIPKITSIIVDSYEPSGPFGAKEIGETSRAAVITAIANAICNAIGTRIFTLPLTPDRIRQAISETMRK
- the aroA gene encoding 3-phosphoshikimate 1-carboxyvinyltransferase, which translates into the protein MARIRPTKGLDAQVRTPGSKSYTLRGMVTGVLAQGKTVLANALLCQDTQVMTKALTLLGAKVKYQEGAFYIEGCEGTIKNPQRPLEMGNSGASLRFLTALVALGEGRYIITGDERMRERPIQDLLDALGDWGVRGHTLYQDGFPPLLIETGGIKGGRTRLSGERSSQFLSALLLVAPYAQAEVEIEVLEKLVSRPYVDLTLDVMETFGVRVQRDGYRRFKVSPEGGYRGREYPIEGDWSSASYFFAAAAITQGRVKVYGLSPHSFQGDQGFLQILQEMGCGVEVGDEWVEVKGERLQGLEVQMGDMPDLVPTLAVIASFAQGETIIRGVPHLRVKESDRIKTLANELCKVGVKVKEMEDGLAIEGGRPHAGRIESRRDHRIAMAFGVMGLAIPGIEIEGQDCVGKSYPSFWEELERIAG